A single region of the Sorghum bicolor cultivar BTx623 chromosome 7, Sorghum_bicolor_NCBIv3, whole genome shotgun sequence genome encodes:
- the LOC110437409 gene encoding SKP1-like protein 21, translating to MSESELAVIKPEALKTYIWLQCFDGSIQQVEEEVAMFCPMICREIMKNGTGSSKNHAIVLPERVNPASLSLILDYCRFHQVAGRSNKERKSFDEKFVRIDTEKLCKLASAALGLQLRPLVDLTCGALARIIGGKTPDEVRDIFHLPDDLTEEEKLEPLKNINDDPTIRLLNRLYAKKRKELLERQKLKDVQTQEEQKDERSVDELLCFINGDGDSRGGKASKNKKKNKRRKDQAKNPTKANSEPVNKEGASCVVPCKADSGNISRHPCQTPNLQDDIEYPFDNAFDNADLDDGLDPAMREEIDREVADFAMKLNLAWSERMILGQDQRMESHVDTRW from the exons ATGTCAGAGAGCGAGTTAGCAGTAATAAAACCAGAG GCATTGAAAACGTATATCTGGCTTCAGTGTTTTGATGGCTCCATACAACAAGTGGAGGAAGAAGTTGCCATGTTCTGCCCTATGATATGTCGGGAAATAATGAAAAATGGGACAGGGTCATCTAAGAATCATGCTATAGTTCTACCGGAAAGAGTTAATCCGGCAAGTTTGAGTTTGATTCTTGATTATTGTCGGTTTCATCAGGTCGCTGGGCGCTCAAACAAG GAGCGGAAGTCatttgatgaaaagtttgtCCGGATAGACACAGAAAAACTCTGCAAGTTGGCTTCTGCAGCCCTTGGTCTGCAGTTAAGGCCACTAGTTGATCTTACTTGTGGAGCGCTTGCTCGAATCATTGGAGGAAAGACACCTGATGAAGTTAGAGATATTTTCCATTTACCAGATGACCTAACAGAG GAAGAGAAACTAGAGCCACTAAAAAATATAAATGATGATCCTACGATTCGGTTATTGAACCGATTGTATGCGAAGAAGCGGAAAGAACTGCTGGAACGCCAGAAACTAAAG GATGTTCAAACACAAGAAGAGCAAAAAGATGAGAGATCTGTGGATGAGTTACTTTGTTTTATAAATGGAGATGGAG ATTCCAGAGGTGGGAAAGCTTctaagaataagaaaaagaataaaagaaggAAAGATCAAGCTAAGAATCCCACAAAAGCGAACTCCGAACCTGTAAATAAG GAGGGGGCTTCCTGTGTGGTTCCGTGCAAAGCAGATAGTGGTAACATTTCTAGGCATCCTTGCCAAACTCCAAATTTGCAAGATGATATCGAGTACCCCTTCGACAATGCTTTTGATAATGCTGACCTTGATGACGGACTTGATCCTGCAATGAGGGAAGAGATTGATAG
- the LOC8071179 gene encoding probable cinnamyl alcohol dehydrogenase 5, with protein MAPTVAAEAAAAKGQLQHTGKAVGLAAHDASGHLAPLTITRRSTGDDDVAIKILFCGMCHSDLHSIKNEWGNAMYPMVPGHEIAGVVTEVGKNVTRFNPGDRVGVGCMVNSCQSCDGCAEGFENTCGGGIIFTYNSVDRDGTVTYGGYSSSVTVHERFVVRFPDGMPLDRGAPLLCAGITVYSPMKYHGLNKPGKHVGVLGLGGLGHVAVKLAKAAFGMKVTVISTSPGKKQEAMDRLGADAFVVSKDAEEMKAAASTMDGIINTVSANIPLAPFMSLLKPNGKMIMVGLPTKALEIPPFDLIMGNKTLAGSCIGGMRDTQEMLDVAAKHGVTADIELVDADYVNTAMERLAKADVRYRFVIDIGNTLKNADQ; from the exons ATGGCTCCCAcggtggcggcggaggcggcggcggccaaggGGCAGCTGCAGCACACGGGGAAGGCGGTGGGGCTCGCCGCGCACGACGCGTCCGGCCACCTCGCGCCGCTCACCATCACCCGCAG GAGCACTGGAGACGATGATGTAGCGATAAAGATCCTGTTCTGTGGGATGTGCCACTCTGACCTGCACAGCATCAAGAACGAGTGGGGCAACGCCATGTACCCCATGGTCCCTGGCCACGAGATCGCCGGAGTGGTGACGGAGGTGGGCAAGAACGTGACGAGGTTCAACCCCGGCGACCGCGTCGGCGTGGGCTGCATGGTGAACTCGTGCCAGTCGTGCGACGGCTGCGCCGAGGGCTTCGagaacacctgcggcggcggcATCATCTTCACCTACAACTCCGTCGACCGCGACGGCACCGTGACCTACGGCGGCTACTCGAGCAGCGTCACGGTGCACGAGCGGTTCGTGGTGCGGTTCCCCGACGGGATGCCGCTGGACCGCGGCGCGCCGCTGCTGTGCGCCGGCATCACCGTGTACAGCCCCATGAAGTACCACGGCCTGAACAAGCCCGGGAAGCACGTCGGCGTGCTGGGGCTGGGCGGCCTTGGCCACGTCGCCGTCAAGCTCGCCAAGGCGGCGTTCGGGATGAAGGTCACCGTCATCAGCACGTCGCCGGGGAAGAAGCAGGAGGCCATGGACCGGCTCGGCGCCGACGCCTTCGTCGTCAGTAAGGACGCCGAGGAGATGAAGGCGGCGGCGAGCACCATGGATGGCATCATCAACACGGTGTCCGCCAACATCCCCCTGGCGCCGTTCATGAGCCTGCTCAAGCCCAACGGCAAGATGATCATGGTCGGCCTGCCCACCAAGGCTCTCGAGATCCCGCCGTTTGATCTCATCATGGGGAACAAGACCCTGGCGGGGAGCTGCATCGGCGGCATGAGGGACACGCAGGAGATGCTCGACGTGGCGGCCAAGCACGGCGTGACGGCGGACATAGAGCTGGTGGACGCCGACTACGTGAACACGGCCATGGAGCGCCTCGCCAAGGCTGACGTCAGGTACCGCTTCGTCATCGACATCGGCAACACCCTCAAGAATGCAGATCAGTga